One Mycolicibacterium sp. ND9-15 genomic window, GCGGCTGGAACGTGACGGCGTGCTCGTGAGTTGGGCCGTTCCGAAGAACCTGCCCGACACGCCGTCGGTGAACCACCTGGCCGTACACACCGAGGACCATCCGCTGGAGTATCTGACCTTCCACGGCGAAATCCCCCAAGGCGAGTACGGCGGCGGCCAGATGATCATCTGGGACACCGGCACCTACGAGGCCGAGAAGTTCAACGACGTCCCCCCCGACAGTCCCAAAGGGGGCGGCGGCGAGGTCATCATCAACCTGCGGGGCGACAAGGTCGACGGTCGCTACGCGCTGATCCAGACCGACGGCAAGAACTGGCTCGCGCACCGGATGAAGGACCAGAAGCGCCCGCATGCGGGTGATCTCGCGCCGATGCTGTCGAAGGACGGTTCGGTCGCGAGGCTCAAGGCCGGCCAGTGGGCGTTCGAAGGCAAGTGGGACGGCTACCGCGTGATCGTCGACGCGGACCGGGGCAGGCTCACCGTCCGCTCCCGGCGCGGCCGCGACATCACGGGCGAGTTCCCCCAATTCGAGGCATTGGCAGCAGATCTCGCAGACCACCACGTGATCCTCGACGGCGAAGCGGTCGCGCTCGACGAGTCCGGGGTACCGAGCTTCTCCGAGATGCAGAACCGGGCCCGTTCCACCCGGGTTGAGTTCTGGGCGTTCGACATCCTCTATCTCGACGGCAGATCGTTGTTGCGCGCCAAGCACTCCGATCGCCGCAGGATACTTGAAGCACTGGCCGAGGGCGGCGGGTTGATCGTCCCAGACCAGTTGCCCGGCGACGGTCCGGAGGCGCTCGAACATGCCCGCGAGAAGGGATGGGAGGGCGTGGTCGCGAAGAAGCGCGACTCGACATACCAACCGGGCCGGCGGTCGTCGTCGTGGATCAAGGACAAGCTCTGGAACACCCAGGAAGTCGTGATCGGCGGCTGGCGGCAGGGGGAGGGCGGACGGTCGAGCGGGATCGGCTCACTGGTGCTCGGTATTCCGGCCGAGAGTGGGCTCCAGTTCGTCGGCCGCGTCGGCACCGGGTTCACCGACAAGGCCCTCGCCGAGCTCAGGAAAACCCTGAAACCGCTTGAAACCGACGAGAACCCGTTCAACGACCGGCTGACCCGCCAGGACGCAAAGGGTGTCACGTTCGTCCGGCCCGAGCTTGTCGGCGAGGTACGCTACAGCGAACGAACCTCCGATAACCGTCTGCGCCAACCCAGTTGGCGCGGTCTGCGGCCGGACAAGGAACCCGGGGAGGTCAAATGGGAAGAGTAAGGTCCGAAATACGCTCTGGCGCATGATATTTGAGTCGGATCGTGAGAAGTGTCTGCAGCACTGGACGCTGATTGTTGCATCTATTGCAACGGTGCGGAGCGCCGCATGACACCCTGTACCAGGTACCTTAACGGTGGTACGATGTACCGATGGCTTTCAATGTGAAAGATGAAGAGGTCATCGAGCTGGCTGATGAGTTGATGCACCGACTCCACCTGTCCAGCCGCATAGATGCGATCCGGCATGCGCTCAAAGCTCAGATCGAGGTCACCCAGGCTCGTAGCGGCGGTCGCGCGGATGATCTGCTGGACGTCCTGACGAACGAGATTTGGCCGCTCATGGCGGATGGCTCGCCTATTTCCAAAGCTGAGCGTGAGCAGATTCTGGGGCTTGATCCTCAGACCGGGGTGTAGTTGTGATCGTCGATACCAGTGCCATTATCGCCGTACTGCAGCGCGAAGACCCGCATGTCGAACAGGTGTTGGCTGCGCTTGCAGCCGATCGCGGTCCTGCCATTGCTGCGCCCAGCGTTGTCGAGTGCCTGATCGTCCTCAGCAGTCGCCACGGTCCCGTCGCCCGCACGGCTTTCGATCGACTGAAGAGCGAGATCAATTTGACCGTCCTGGATTTCACTGCGGACCACGCCCTCGCAGCGCACCGTGCCTACCTTCAGTACGGCAAGGGACGCCACCCCGCGGCGCTCAACTTCGGCGACACGATGACCTACGCCGCTGCGAAGCTTTCGCACGAGCCGCTGATCGCGGTAGGGAATGACTTCGCGCAAACGGACCTCGAGTTCGACGGCGTGATCGGCTATTGGCCGCACCCAGCTACCGATCAGCGCTGACATCGGTCTGCGGAATACCGTACATTTCGAATACTGCACCTCCGCCAGTTAAATGGGAGTGAAGCGACGCGAAAGGGTCGGCATCGCGCGGCTCTCAGCGGCGGGCAATGACTTCGGACAGCGCTTCCTGCATGCCCCGGGTAGCCAACTGGTCGGCCAACTCGTTGTCGGCGATCCCCGAATGCCCCTTGACCCAGAACCACTCGACCTCGTGCCGCGAGCACGCCATCCGGAGCCGCTGCCAGAGGTCGACATTCTTCACCGGCTGCTTCGCGGCGGTCAGCCAGCCGTTGCGTTCCCAGCCGAGCACCCACTTGGTGATGCCGTTACGGACATAGGTGCTGTCGGTGTAGAGGTGCACCACCACAGGCCTGGTGAGCACCTCCAACGCCATGATCGGTGCGGTCAGCTCCATCCGGTTGTTGCTCGTATCGGATTCGCCGCCGCACATCTCGCGGACGTGCTGACGATGACGCAGCACCGCGCCCCAACCGCCGGGGCCCGGATTGGGTCGACACCCGCCGTCAGTGTGGATGATTACGACGCCCTCGGTCACCCGCCGAGGATAAGCACCGCGTCGAACTGGTCGGGTCAGCGACGCGCCGAATCATGGCCGTCCGCACCGACATCCCGAATCCCTGATGCCGCAGCGTGGTGATCCGGCGTCCGGGCTGCACCGCGTCCTTGACCGGGGCGGTGCGGCCGCCGAAGAACGCAGCGGTGGCGTCGATATCGGCGACGACGTACGTGATCCCCCACAGCGTCGACGGTCCGTCGCTCGCGGTGCCGGGTGAACCGACGACCTCGACGATCACCTCGCCGAACCGGAAGAAGATCTGGCGGATCGGCCGACCGCCGAGTTCGCCGGCGCGTTCCCGGCGTGGCCGGACACCGACGGCGGCGAACGATTCCACCGTCCGGTCCGGGGCGGGCGACAGGAGCACGACGTGGTCGATCGCGGTGACACCGGACTCGACCTCAAACCCTGCACGTGTCCAGGCGTCCAGCGGATCGGCGACCTCGATCTGGTCGACGGCGACGGTCATGGCCACCTTTCGTCCAGCGGCAACCCAGCAACCGCTTGCGATGCTTTCCGAACATACGGACGCTCGCCGGAACTGTGCTCTTGCTCGAGGCCGTCGACTTCACGTAGCGCGCAGTTGGGCGAGGGTGACGGCGCCGCGCCGCAACGCCTCGTTGGCCAGCCGGACCCGGCGATCGCCCTCGGCGGGGATCGCGAACTTGTCGTAGAGGTTCTGCAGATGCTGTTTGACCGCGGCCTCGGTGACGTACAGGTCGCCGGCCATCCGCCGCACCGACGCGGGTTCGGGGAACGGGTCCTCGGATACCAACGGCCGGCACAGCACGATGAGCACGTCGAGTTCGCGGCGGGTGAGCCGCGGCGGGGCCTCAGCCGCCTGGGCGGTCACGGTTTCCTCGTCGAGCCTGCCGTCCCCGCTGTCCCTCACGTCCCAAAAGATCACCCGCGACTTGCCGAGCCGCACCTCGTCGCCGGACCGCAGCACCCGTTCCGCGGAGATCCGCTCGCCGTTGAGATAGGTGCCGTTGCGGCTCCCCAGATCCCTAATCGACCAGGCGAATCCGAGGTTCTCGAGGACCGCGTGCAACCGCGAGACGGTCTCGTCGTGTTCGAGCGACACCGCATTGGTCGAGGCCTTACCGAGAGTCACCCGCTGACCGGTCAGCGGGACCATTTCGCGCCCCGAGGGCTTCGAGACTTCCAGGTGGGAAGACATGAAACCTCCTATCGGTGCCAATTCTGACCTAGATTTCACGGCGCGTGGGAAAGGTTCTCCATCTGCCGGGGAAGGAACAAAAACAGATGCGCTGGAAAGTGGCTTGGATTTCGTTTGCCGACCATTCGACCGGGTAGGCTCAACGCCAATGGGGCTGAGACGACAGCCTCACCCTCGCGTCACTCTCCCGAGGTGAGACCGATCAACAGCGCCTATGAAGCGCATCGGCTGGAACGCACAAAGGTCGATATCAGCGATCCCGCCGACGCCGACGAGTTCCTGGAAGACGCCTACGGCGTGAAGTTGCGGCTGTCGCGCAAGTCGTCGGCGCGTCTCGAGGGGTCGCTGCTCACACATGCCCGCGCGACCGTCGGTCCGCTGACGCTCGACGAGGTGTTTGTCGCGGGCCATGTCGAGGCCCGGCCCGATCCGCCGAACAAAGTCGTGGCGGTGTGGCCCACCGCCGGCCGAGTGGACAGTGCGTGCGACGGCATATGGTCCGAGGTGGCTGCCGGGGACGTGGCGATTTTGACGCAACCGCACCTGCCGTTCCGGGTGTCTTCGGACGACGCGCGCCTGACGGCGGTTCTCCTCGATCCCGCAATGGTGGCGGGCGTGGCCACCGGTCTTCCCAGAGGGCAGGCCCCGCTGCCGGTTCGCTTCACCAGCTTCTCGCCTGTCGACGCCGCCGCGGTTCAGATGTGGAAGCAGGCGGTCCGCTACGTCGGGAACACCGTGCTGTCGGACGACGTGCTTGCCACGCCGTTGGTCGTCGGGCATGCCAGTCGGTTGTTGGCGGCGGTGACGCTGGCGACCTTCCCGAACACGGCGACGGCAAGTCCCAGTCCGCACGATCGCACCGATCACAAACCGGTGCTGCTGCGCCGCGCGATGGAGTTCATGGACGCGAACGCCGCCAACGACATCGCGCTGGCCGACATCGCCGAGGCCGTCCACGTCACGCCACGAGCAGTGCAGTATATGTTCCGGCAGCATCTGGACACGACCCCGCTGCAATATCTGCGTCGGCTTCGGTTGCACTACGCGCATCAACAATTGATGGCCGCCGACCGAAGCAGCGACACCGTCACCGAGATCGCCGCACGGTGGGGGTTTGCCCACACCGGCCGGTTCGCGGTGCTGTACCGCCAGACCTACGGGCAGAGCCCACACACGACTTTGCGCGGGTAGTCCCCAGCGGGGCCGCACTCGCGCGGGGCCGCGTAAATTCAGTCCGAAGGATTCGAATCGGCCGGAATGCATTCATGAGTCACGACCCCACGCCCGACGCGACCACCCGTGGTGAACTGGCCCGCGCGCGGGCCGACGAGTTGCGTCGGCGGCAGAGCGAACTGGCGAGGGGCGTCCCAACTACCGCGGAGTCGGCGGCACTTGCGCAGCGGCATGCCGCAGACGCGGTGGAACGCGCACGCCACGCGCACCACAGTGCCGCGCAGCGGCACAGCGACGCAAAGCAAACGCACCTGCGTGCGGCGGCCGCGCACGAGCAGGCCGCGATGCGTGCGGACGACCGGTCGGTCGCGTTCCATCAGGATGCCGCCGAACGCCATCGAGAGGCGGCAGTCCGGCACGAGAAGGCGGCCATGGCGCAACAGGTGCTCGAGGCCGAGGACACCCGTCGTTAGCGCTGCAGCTCCATCAGCAGCAAGGCCCCGGTGACGGCCTCGCTGGAGCGGAAGCCGGTGCAGATGATCCGCACGCGGGCCTGCCTGCCCCGACGGGTGACCGCGTCCAGCACCGTCTCCGCGGTCAGTCCGGGATCCACGAAAGCCTGGCCGATCAGCGGTTTGACGTCATCGGCGCGCAATCCGATGTCCAGAGACGCCAGCGCCGATCCCACTGCCTCGTCGGCCCGCAGGCCCCAGAGTTCCTCGCAGCCGCGGTTCCACAACATCACCCGCATCTCCCGGTCCACTATGACCATGCCGAAGTGAATCGAGTTCACGAGTGAGTCGAGGAACGACTTCGTCTCTTCCACCTCGATGCTGCGCTCACGCAGCGCGTCGTTGATCGTGTGCAGCTCGTCGTTGGTGGACTGCAGCTCTTCGTTGGTGGTCTCGAGTTCCTCGTTGGTGGACTGCAGCTCTTCGTTGGTGGTCTCGAGTTCCTCGACGGTCGACTGCAGTTCTTCGTTGGTGGTCTCGAGTTCCTCGTTGGTGGACTGCAACTCCTCGTAGGCCGCCTCGAGTTGGCTGTTGGTCTGCACCACCTTGTCGAGCAGCGCTCGGGTCGCGGTCACGTCGAAGAAGACGATCGACACACCGCGTAGGCCGTTGTCGGGGTCGACGAGCGGGTTGACGTGGATCTCGAACCACACCGAGTCCAGGCCGGGGCGTTGCCAGTGCACATCCTGGATGCGGGCGGACCGCCGCTCGACTTTGGCCTGCTCGAGATAGGCGCGTAACTCGACGGGCCGATACGACACCTCGAGGTCACGCAGGAGTCGGCCGATATCACGTGCCGACAAGCCGAACGTGGACTCGGCCTGCTGGTTGATCATCGCGACCGTATCGTCCCCGGTAACCACGATTTGGGCGACAGGCCCGGCGCGGAAGGCGAGTTCACGAATTGGGTCCAGACCTGGAAGGTCGCCGTGACGCTCCTGGTTGACCGCCGGGCGGTCGAGTCTCTCGACGCCGTTCTGCGGCCCGGCCGCCTTGCGAAAGAAGCGGTGCTTCAAGTTGATCGGCGCGAAGCGGTCGCTGTTGCTCAACAGCGTCTCGGAGTGACCGAGGAACAGCATTCCGTTTGGTGCAAGTGCGAAGTGCAAGCGGCTCAACACCTTCCGCTGTGTTTCGGCGTTGAGGTACATGAGGGTATTGCGGCAGACCAAAAGATCCACCCGGGAGATCGGCGCGTCCTTGACGAGGTCGTTGCGGCCGAAGATGACCGCCCTGCGTAGATCTTTCCGGAACACGTATCGGCCGTTGGCCTGATCGAAATAGGTGCTCAGAGACTCCGTGGGCACTGACTCGACGGCCTTTTGGTCGTACGACGCGGTCCGCGCCTCCGCCAGCGCATCCTCGTCGACGTCGGTCGCATAGATCTTGACCCGCTGCCGGAAGGCATCCAAGCCGAGCGCGTCCGCCAACACCATCGCGAGCGTGTAGGCCTCCTGACCGGAGGCGCACCCGGCGCTCCACACCCGGATCGGATCGTTGGGTCCGCGTTCTGCCAACATGGCCGGAACCACTTCGTCGCGGAGGTACTCCCATGCCTCGGGGTCCCGGAAGAACGCGGTGACATTGATCAGGATCGTGTTGAAGAGAGCGTTGAACTCGTCGGAGCTGGCCTGGAGATGGTCGAGGTACTCCTCGTACGAGTCGAATCCGGCCTGACGCATCCGGTGTTGCACGCGCCGCATCAGCGACGTCCGTTTATAGCCGGTGAAATCGAATCCGCGCGAGTCGCGCATGTAATGCAGTAGCGCCTCGAACGTCTCCTCTGTCTGCTCGCTCAACCCCATGTCCGTCCGCTCGGTCCTGCCGCACGTCCGAACATACTCATCAGAGGGCGTTTTCCGGGCCGATGACTGCCCAAACGGTTTTGCCTGCCGTGTTCGGCGCGTTACCCCAGGCTCGGCACAGTGCGGCGATGATCCGCAGTCCCGACGGCGCCGGGCTGTATGCACCGTCTTCGCGCAGGGCGGCAGGATCGCGGCTGTCATCGGTCACCGCGACGGTCACCGTCGACCCCTTCGACTCGATCCGCAGGCCGGGCCGGCTGTCGGTGTGCTGCAGGACGTTCTCGACGAACGTGGTGGCCACCACCTTGCTCGTCGGGATCAGCTCGGGCTGGGACCACGCCGTCAACCACTCCACCACCAGTTCACGCGTTCGTTGCAGGCTCGCCGCGGTCCTGGGCAGTTCAGCCCGGGCCCGTCGGCGCACCCCTGGTGGGTCGCCGCCGGCCAGCGCGGCCATCGCGGCCGCCATGGTGGCGTAGGACGGCACATAGCGGGTGACGCCGTTTCGTGCGAGCGCCGAGCGCAGGCCCCGGTGTTCGCATACCAGCACAATGGGCACCTGCGGCCAGCGGCCGACGTGCCAGCGGGCGCTGGTGAACACCGCCAATGCCGATTCGGTGGGCACCTCGAGGTCGCTCACGTCGACGACGACGGCACGCGGTTCCTCCAGCGCCGCCTTGATGATCGTGTCGCGCAGCGGGCGGTACGTGCGGCTGTTCAGCACGCCGCGCGGCCGTAGCGTCGTCACATCGCCCAACGGCTCTGCGAACACCGCCAGCGGGGTCGGCTCAGCCGTCACCGGATTCCCCGTGTGGTGTGATGGCGAGATGGTCGCCCAGCACGAGCGCCGCGCGGTCGGCCTCGTCGGCGGTCTCGAGATAGCGCTGTCGCACCGTGCCCGGGCCTACGGTATCC contains:
- a CDS encoding ATP-dependent DNA ligase translates to MDRFGRVKLTNPDKVLYPATGTTKAQVFDYYVCIAEAMVPHIAGRAVTRKRWPNGVGEPSFFEKQLASSAPDWLDRASVTHRSGTTTYPLIDTAEGLAWIAQQASLEVHVPQWRFVDGEPGPATRIVFDLDPGEGVSFRQLCEVAHEVRDLISDIGLTTYPLTSGSKGLHLYVPLEEPISSQGASVLARRVAQQLEKTMPKRVTATMTKSLRAGKVFVDWSQNNAAKTTIAPYSLRGREHPTVAAPCTWDEIGDPKLGHLRFDEVLERVQEMGDLLAPLDEAAPVPDRLTTYRSMRDASKTPEPVPNRPPKTGNNDKFVIQEHHARRLHYDLRLERDGVLVSWAVPKNLPDTPSVNHLAVHTEDHPLEYLTFHGEIPQGEYGGGQMIIWDTGTYEAEKFNDVPPDSPKGGGGEVIINLRGDKVDGRYALIQTDGKNWLAHRMKDQKRPHAGDLAPMLSKDGSVARLKAGQWAFEGKWDGYRVIVDADRGRLTVRSRRGRDITGEFPQFEALAADLADHHVILDGEAVALDESGVPSFSEMQNRARSTRVEFWAFDILYLDGRSLLRAKHSDRRRILEALAEGGGLIVPDQLPGDGPEALEHAREKGWEGVVAKKRDSTYQPGRRSSSWIKDKLWNTQEVVIGGWRQGEGGRSSGIGSLVLGIPAESGLQFVGRVGTGFTDKALAELRKTLKPLETDENPFNDRLTRQDAKGVTFVRPELVGEVRYSERTSDNRLRQPSWRGLRPDKEPGEVKWEE
- the rnhA gene encoding ribonuclease HI, whose protein sequence is MTEGVVIIHTDGGCRPNPGPGGWGAVLRHRQHVREMCGGESDTSNNRMELTAPIMALEVLTRPVVVHLYTDSTYVRNGITKWVLGWERNGWLTAAKQPVKNVDLWQRLRMACSRHEVEWFWVKGHSGIADNELADQLATRGMQEALSEVIARR
- a CDS encoding CheR family methyltransferase, encoding MRDSRGFDFTGYKRTSLMRRVQHRMRQAGFDSYEEYLDHLQASSDEFNALFNTILINVTAFFRDPEAWEYLRDEVVPAMLAERGPNDPIRVWSAGCASGQEAYTLAMVLADALGLDAFRQRVKIYATDVDEDALAEARTASYDQKAVESVPTESLSTYFDQANGRYVFRKDLRRAVIFGRNDLVKDAPISRVDLLVCRNTLMYLNAETQRKVLSRLHFALAPNGMLFLGHSETLLSNSDRFAPINLKHRFFRKAAGPQNGVERLDRPAVNQERHGDLPGLDPIRELAFRAGPVAQIVVTGDDTVAMINQQAESTFGLSARDIGRLLRDLEVSYRPVELRAYLEQAKVERRSARIQDVHWQRPGLDSVWFEIHVNPLVDPDNGLRGVSIVFFDVTATRALLDKVVQTNSQLEAAYEELQSTNEELETTNEELQSTVEELETTNEELQSTNEELETTNEELQSTNDELHTINDALRERSIEVEETKSFLDSLVNSIHFGMVIVDREMRVMLWNRGCEELWGLRADEAVGSALASLDIGLRADDVKPLIGQAFVDPGLTAETVLDAVTRRGRQARVRIICTGFRSSEAVTGALLLMELQR
- a CDS encoding type II toxin-antitoxin system VapC family toxin gives rise to the protein MIVDTSAIIAVLQREDPHVEQVLAALAADRGPAIAAPSVVECLIVLSSRHGPVARTAFDRLKSEINLTVLDFTADHALAAHRAYLQYGKGRHPAALNFGDTMTYAAAKLSHEPLIAVGNDFAQTDLEFDGVIGYWPHPATDQR
- a CDS encoding sulfate transporter — translated: MTAEPTPLAVFAEPLGDVTTLRPRGVLNSRTYRPLRDTIIKAALEEPRAVVVDVSDLEVPTESALAVFTSARWHVGRWPQVPIVLVCEHRGLRSALARNGVTRYVPSYATMAAAMAALAGGDPPGVRRRARAELPRTAASLQRTRELVVEWLTAWSQPELIPTSKVVATTFVENVLQHTDSRPGLRIESKGSTVTVAVTDDSRDPAALREDGAYSPAPSGLRIIAALCRAWGNAPNTAGKTVWAVIGPENAL
- a CDS encoding type II toxin-antitoxin system VapB family antitoxin yields the protein MAFNVKDEEVIELADELMHRLHLSSRIDAIRHALKAQIEVTQARSGGRADDLLDVLTNEIWPLMADGSPISKAEREQILGLDPQTGV
- a CDS encoding helix-turn-helix transcriptional regulator — its product is MRPINSAYEAHRLERTKVDISDPADADEFLEDAYGVKLRLSRKSSARLEGSLLTHARATVGPLTLDEVFVAGHVEARPDPPNKVVAVWPTAGRVDSACDGIWSEVAAGDVAILTQPHLPFRVSSDDARLTAVLLDPAMVAGVATGLPRGQAPLPVRFTSFSPVDAAAVQMWKQAVRYVGNTVLSDDVLATPLVVGHASRLLAAVTLATFPNTATASPSPHDRTDHKPVLLRRAMEFMDANAANDIALADIAEAVHVTPRAVQYMFRQHLDTTPLQYLRRLRLHYAHQQLMAADRSSDTVTEIAARWGFAHTGRFAVLYRQTYGQSPHTTLRG
- a CDS encoding FHA domain-containing protein; translation: MSSHLEVSKPSGREMVPLTGQRVTLGKASTNAVSLEHDETVSRLHAVLENLGFAWSIRDLGSRNGTYLNGERISAERVLRSGDEVRLGKSRVIFWDVRDSGDGRLDEETVTAQAAEAPPRLTRRELDVLIVLCRPLVSEDPFPEPASVRRMAGDLYVTEAAVKQHLQNLYDKFAIPAEGDRRVRLANEALRRGAVTLAQLRAT